A window of Equus przewalskii isolate Varuska chromosome 6, EquPr2, whole genome shotgun sequence genomic DNA:
tctgtgcctgagatgcaAACCCAGATggcaaagcagagcgcactggacttgaccactatgccccagggctggcccccatagcACAAATCATTTTAATCCAGAGTTACCTGAAGGGAAACGCAGTGCTTTTGTAACTGATTGTATATGaaagtgtttttaaactttaCCAGTAATACTGACACAGAACAAATAGTAAGTAAATAAGGAATTCTGTGTTTCACTGGAGATCTATTAGTAAAAGTAAGCTTCAGTaattcagttaaataaaaatgttcttatGAAATGTACTTTGTACATTTTATCTgctaaaatgtataaatataaaacgTGAAAGATGTACGAAATGTTTAGGGCctaaaaatactgttttatagGCCATTCTTTGAACCTATCACCTGTGGGACTATAGTAATGAAGAAATGTAGTTCTAGAGAAATGATTTGAAACACTCCATAGTTTAATTAGGGGTCAGTTTATGGTTTGCAAACATAAGTGGCTTTATCAAAATTCCTCTGTAAACAGTGCTCAAAGAGTGATTTCCACATTTACACGAGTTGTAACGTGCGGGTCTTTTATTAGCATGTATACTCACCAGGCTTGACTTTTGTGTTATTCAGGTCTGTTACATGAACAGAACATGGCAAAAATGAGACTGCTTACTTTTATGGGAATGGcagtggaaaataaagaaatttctttcgACACAATGCAGCAGGAACTTCAGATCGGAGCTGATGATGTTGAAGCATTTGTTATTGATGGTAAGACAATTAGAATGCTTTCTTTTCTAGAGTTTCTCTTCTACCCTATGGAACAGAAGAGTTTTAATCTTGAAAATGAGCCTTATGCCAACAAAGCTGGATTCTTTTGTAGCAAATGTGTATGTTTAGTAGTTCTGCAGATTATATTTGTAATGGAGTGAAAATTCAATGGAATTATAAATCACTGTGGGCTTTTGGGTGTATGTTCTGTCCCTTGAAATCATATAGAACAAAGCCCTTTAGGCAGTAAACCATAGTAGTTAAGCACCTAGGTTTTAGTGTCAGACTTGGGTTTGAGACCAGGTCTTCTCCTGTGAAAAAGGGATGTGGGGGTTAATttgtggttgtgaggattaaatgaagtacttagcccagtgcctgcaTGTAGTAAATGATCTGCAAACATTAATCATTATCAGTTTTTATGATTGGCCTAGAAACAACTTTCTTCCCCAACATTTGCGTTATAAGGTGATTTAACTGATAATCAGGAATTTTTTCTGAGCtttttatgtttgaaagttgGATAGATTTAATTAAGATTAATAAAATGTATAGAACCGTTGACATGGTTTCTTTCTAATGTTCTAAGTCTCAAATAGTCCTATAAAGAAGTAATACCTTATTAGGAAACTAGTTTTCCTTTCCATATGTGATTGTAGGGGAGAACACCTGGAATTCTTCATGAAAACTGTGTGATATTTAGATAGACTGGCCCAGCAGTCAGAGGACAATATATGACCTTCCTCTTGGTTAAATCATATTGCTGTGCTTGTTATTAGATTCAAAGAGCTAGTttgtaaaatattagaaaactgcTACTTGGTCAGTTTCTTTAGAAACACCTATATATTAGCCTGTTTTTCTTGGGAATTTTCCATGTAACACATCTTGTAAAACATCTTTTTTCAGCGGTAAGAACTAAGATGGTCTATTGCAAAATTGATCAGACCCAGAGAAAAGTTGTTGTCAGGTAAGACATTTTAATACTTTGCAGCATTTTGTAGACAATTtagttttttctgattatttcacttaaatgtTTAGAGAACCAAGGTGGTATTCTTATCAGTTGACTGTAAATAGCAACtatttatcataattttattaaagttCAGACTGAATGTGATTAGCTTATTTAATGAAAGAGTCCTATTTTCCAGCACATTTCATTTAATGGCTTAGCATTGGCTGGAATACTAAtgacttttgtgtctggtttatgtAGTTCGGGTAAATAGAAGGTTTGAGACCAATATGGTAAAGATTTTTACAAAACATAAGcttctaattcttcttttaaaattctaaattatgtcttttatgtatatttaaccTTGCTTTTAACTAGATACAAGAGTGTAGCATTGTGAAAGAATACCAGAGGATAGAAGGTTGACTagtaactttgtttttaatttctcaattttttagtCATAGCACACATCGGACATTTGGAAAACAGCAATGGCAACAACTGTATGACACACTTAATGCCTGGAAACAAAACTTGAACAAAGTGAAAAACAGCCTTTTGAGTCTTTCTGATACCTGAATCTTTATGCTAtatcattttgttccttttggaAAAAGATCTAAATCATAGTAAAACATTATAAACTGAAATTTGACTACATTCTGGACATTTATTGtctcaaatttaaaagaagtcaGTCTTCAGAGGATACAAAGTAATAAATTACAGAGGGGTCAGTGTCTATCTTGTATAATAGGTAAGTTGTATTCTGTAAGGAAAGGTTTTGAAGGTACAAAAAGAACTCTGATGAAAGGCTATATGGAGGAAAGACATTTAATTAAGGGGTATTAGATGCTAACAGCAAACTTTGTCATCTTAGCTATCTTAAATGAAGCATTTGCTGAGTGAAAACATAGTAATATAATTCTTACATCAGAAAAAGCTGGAACAGTAAGTACACATGTAAAGCTTAGGATGTAAAAGTCATTTTCTAGTCAAAACCACATCAGTATTTCTATTAAATCAGTTCACCACTGAAAGCATTTATCAAAGCATTATTTTAATCTGTTGTTTTTTCCAAcatctcttctgcttttctttttttaggttgGTTTTCGTTTTCTAAGCTTAGgaacttttctattttgtttatttgatttgttATCAAGCTCTGCCAGTCATCTTCACTAGCAGAATCAGTATCTTTAATCTTGATTGCCTGGAAATGGCTTTGTAGCAGAGTTGATTTCAGAGGCTTTGTTTTCACCTAGGAAAGATCAAACTTGTTTTACCATTGAAATTATTACTCACTTTCTAAAATAGTCATCAACCAAAAGAGTTTAAAGAAAATCCTTAAGCCTTTGTAAGTATGAGTATGTGATAAAGCCACCATTTTCTTGGCTAATTCCCAACAACTATCTTAGTAATTTTGGCaccaaaaaactataaaatgtgaATTGAATTTGTAGGTTTATTTAGTAGCTATTCAAGATCCCTAATATATTCCAGGGATACcacaaacatttttctaaaaggtCTTGAGCTTACattgaaagaaaagatatttaaacagTGCAgataaaaatctgttttgtcttctactcccttcccttcccaaacATGTCTATGTTTTGTATCTTCTGTCAGAGCCAGGGGAAAACTAAAAATGCTAACGGAAGTAAACTGCCACATAAAAACTACCTTTTACTTCATGTTTCCGCTCATGCTTCAGAGTAGCATTGTtggagaaacaggaagaacaATGAGGTATTTGGAAGTTGGCATGTTTCCAAGGCACTGCATTGGGTCATACTTAAAATActgtgttgttttttcatttcaaggtttcttttctgatgataaaatttagaaaatggagaaaagtataaagaaactaaaacttACTAGTAATCCACTATCCAGAGAGACCTGTCaacattttgttattgtttgctGCTAGtcgcttttttctatttttagcatATATACTCATTCTGTAGAATTTCATATCTTGGCTTTTCCTTGTGTGAGCTGTTTTCTAGGTCATTAAAATTTCTTACAAACAATTGTCAGTGGCTGCAAAATACTTCCTTTTATGGATGTGTGATAATTTATTATTGaacattgatttctaatttatctCTATCAAAAGTAAgttaatttcttgaaaaaaagtCTTTCATGATTTTCTGAGATACATTCCCAGATAAAATCTTCTGTTAAAagtgaatatattttagaaatatgcaACAGAATAAGAATTGCATTAAAATTACCCAAGATATCAACCACCACTAAACATTTTGATTAAATATCCTGGTCTCTTCTATATATAGAAGAGACCaggatatttaatatatatatatatatatatatatacacacacacacacacacagacacacacactttctcaaaaaaattgaaTCATATATCATCTATGCTgtgttaaaaacatttttagcatTTCCCTCTATTTCTAAAAGTCTTAAAAACATGGCTCTGACATGTTCTGTAATTGAATATATTTGTTGGACATTTAAAGTTGTTAGAAAACATTTGCTGTTTAAATTAGACTGTTAGGAATATCATTTGTTTATAAATCTTTGTGAAGATCTTTGAGTACTGTCTTACATTAAACTCTTTTCTGGTTTCACTGGTAAGAGTGACATATTGCTAAGAATGTCGTTTTCCAAGTGAGATTATCTagtagtaattttttaaatgggctcAAGTGTTTACATTTAATCTCAGTTCCCTAAGAATTACTCCTTTTGGACTGCTCTGTGTGGCTCTTGAGAATTCTACAGTCAGCCACCATCCCCTCAAAGTCTTAGCCCCTGATCCTTCGGGTGATCTTGTGCTCATATCTGTCTGTCTGATTGCTGTGTGCTTATGAAATCATAGAGGTGAAAACAAGTATCAGCATGGGACCACCAtgagacctcaggcaagtcacttgacttttgtgggcctcagttttctcatcagctCCTTTTAGTTACAAAATGCTTTTTGTAACTACTGTTGTAAAGAGTAACtggtaatggataaaaatatgtataaatgtcTATTTCTGATAATGTCTGGCATATAAGTGTGTTCAACATAACTCATTTAGCTCACAGGGCCAAAATGAGTGTAAATCGTCCATCCAGTCCTGAGAAATATGTCAAATCTAAATCAACATTGCTACAGATATTGAAGTAAAATGTTTGATGATGTGTATGATTTAATGGTCCTGTTTTGCCATCAAAATGCTTGATTGATGCATTTGACATCAACTACAAATTACCCAATTTTCTAAAAACCTGTTTCTGTGACTTTTTATCTTAACGATGATGGAAAGGAAGGAGACATTTACATATAGCTGCTTTAGTTTCTTTCCTCTTAACTACCTACTTGGTGGGAGGGGCATGAGCAGGGATTGGCTGTACAGTAGAAAGCAAGAGGTAGCGGAGATTAAAATTTACACTTAGCAGCCTGTCCCacttagctttattgaggttgCAGCTTACAGCAGCGATTCTAGTTCTAGATGTGTCGTCACATAgctgctcctttctttcctcattttaaaaatcgcTTACCTCCTAACCTCTTTCTGTCGGACTCAAAAGATCTACTCTTTGGCCTAAAATTTCCCCCAGCCTGGTACTAGTCCTTTTTATTTCAGCCTGGGGTGGACAGGctgtaaatttgaaaatttaaccAGGTGAACCTAATTCATTGGATGTGTACAATTAAGTGGCTTTCTTTGCTTACTCTGgcccctctgtctcctcctcattcCTGGGTATAATCAAGATTGCAGCAGGCTATCAACTTAACCCCCTCCAAGAACAAAAACACCCCTTGCACGTTGCTCTGAATCTATAGGGGGAAAGTGGACTAGCTCATAATATCTACCCAGAATTTAACAGGATTGGTGTGGAGAGtacacataaaaatacaaagaacttcCATTCACTTTCTGGGTGTAGTCTTCATAAAATTCATTTGTCTTCATTTAGAACAAGGTTggcacactttttctgtaaagagctggAAGTAAATGTTTTTAGCTTGGTGGGCCAAgtggcctccctccccctgctgAATTCTTCCATGCAGCACAAAGACCAACATGGGCAATAGGTAGAGGAATGGGTGCGGCTGTGCTCTAATGTAACTAAAACAAGGGAGTGCATTCGTCCCACCAGCTGTCATCTGACAGTCCCTGGTCCAGAAAAGTgtaaaatattaagtataaatgGGCTTCATAAAGAGACTGGATTGGTCCAGTTTAATCCAGACAGAGATAATAGTATTTTCAGTAGACTAGGCAAAAGAATAAATCCGCTTTTAAATTTGTCCCACACTGGATGTTAATTGGTAATCAAGCTTCAGCCAGGACAGTGATGCTTACTTGGCATAGAGCTTGACATGATAATAAGCACTTAGAAGACGTATATTTAGCCAGTGAGCTGGGTTTCTTTTACACGCACCAGTATTCTTtttaggaacattagccctgagctaacatctgccaccagtcctcctccttttgctgaggaagattgtccctgagctaacatctgtgcccatcttcctctattttatgtgggacacgtgccacagcatggcttgataagcagtgagtaggtccacgccagggatctgaaccggggaacctggggctgctgaagcggaacgtgtgagcttaactgctacaccacaaggctggccccataCATGCACCAGTATTTTGAAAAGGAACATTTTTTTCCGATTATGAAAGTTGATAACAGCATTTGACTAAAAGCCAAGATATCTAGTCTAAATCCATTGCAGATTGTGTCTTAATGACTTTGGAAAGTTATTTCACCTTATGTcactgcttcctcatctgtaagatagaAGTAGCATACAGGACTGTTGCaggaatatttctttgaaaaagttttaaattctatAAAGGTAAATTCTTAAAAACTATTAATTACAGGAAAAGCATtaggaattaaacaaaaagaacttCCTTATTGGGTTAATTAAAATGGGCTTGAAAGCGAGGTGTGAAATTTCCATCATACCCTTCAACTGTTTGAAAATAGGGCAGTCATCTTCTAAGTGTTAAATATTCACCTACTTAGAAATGAGTGTTCAGCTTTATACTCTCAAGTCTCCTTTTTGCTTTGATTGTATGATTTGTCCAATTGGCCAGAACTTAGATTTCCTGGTGCCGGGTTCACTGTGCTTTGGCTACCATAGTTTAAAGGTTACACACGTGTAACACATCAAGCTGAAACTGTTGCTGAGCTCAATTAGAAAAGGTAGATCCTGATTGTTAAAAGCTGTTAAGACTGTGTTAGTGACATAATTCTCATTGAAAATAGACAGTGACCTTAAAATCATGTCACtatgcagttttttttttaaacgtaaTCTTTCCTAACCTTTTTAGGTTACATTTTAGCAGTTATACCTATAATTGTCTCCTTGGATTTAGAAGAGTACAGCCTTTTTTGTGCTGAagttttacacatgaagaaaaaacttacaaattttacaaaaaaacttGTCAGTTATAGTTAGTTGCTTTTCATATAACAAATGGACTCCCAGAGCCATATGATCTACAAATACTTTGCTTAATGTTTATATTCATACTTCATACCATATATTTATGGCTAATGGGTCCTTTCACATACTGTGTTCCAAATGAAGTAATTTAAAACAGATAAACTTCTGCCTTTGCAATAGTCATTTTCCCCAAATAATGTAAATTACCTTAAGCACtagtaaaaacaaatgaacttaaTTGATTAGGTTAAGGTAATTTtgattaaagtaaaattttaaatgttcagatgggtgatctgtttttttttagtttaaataaatgctCAAATGCCACTATTCCTAAATTTAGTTGACTAAAAAATAGAAGTACATAACACACTACCTCACACTCTCCTTCCCAAAACAGGCTGGATTATATCTATTTGATTTATACACTGTGActttttcctgctgttttccaTCAACCTTAATTGTGAAAAATGGTGCCATGTTGCCCTCTTGATATTATTTTGGAGATCAGTTAGGTCTTAAAGCATCCAGATGCATACAGTTCTACACATATCTGTAGAATTAGCTCAGTAAGGTCTGCTCGGCAGTATTTTTAATTGACTTACATGTTCTGTGGGAAAAGAAGAATCATAAAAAGTCTTTGCAGTCGCATTCCTCGCTTCACTGGGCTCTCCCTTGGGATCTGGATGGATGCTCGAGTTATTCAAAGTGTCAGCAGCTCTGTCGATGCTGGTAGTATCTGGTTGACAAAGAGGAAATGGCAGCAACTGAATTTTATTCTCCAGGCACTCATTTTAGTGACTGAACTTGTTTTTCTCTGATCCTACGCTGTTGTAGTTAAAAAgtaactttctgttttctttttactttgaccattttatagttttcacgtAAGTTTCTTACATTGGgcatttcatttcagaaaaaattttCTTGCTACTTTCTAAAACCTGATttcacattaaaatgttaattatataaatatcttaTAAAACAAAAGTCACATAAAATGTTATGCTTATTCCCCTGGTTACTGCATTGCCCACACATGTAAACATTTATGTAGTGAACATCTTACCAATTCAGATTAATGGGAAAAGTCTGAAACCAACTAAAAGtcagatttataaaatatatttaaagaaaccGGCCATAGTAAGGCAAACAAAGGGCTGTCTAGTAGAGGGTCACTGGGCTTTAATAGATCAAAATGATGTAGAGAAACAAGTCTAATTTGAAGGTTAGAAGATACTTAGGAATTTGAGTATTTTACAAGTTGAATTTCTACAGAATTTTAGACATCTCCCCTTCCATCCTTATGATTTGTATCATTGAGATTTAATTTAGAAGAAAGGATCTGTGAGAAAATGGTAAATGTTAGACCAGCCCTTGACTGACCACAGCATTTGACAGACAAAAGTAATGGAATCTGaagataatacattttattaggaaaattatAGTTTGTGAAATGAGGGTTTacagtgttttctatttttctctacaGTACTTCATTCATGCTAGTAAACAAATATACTTATTATCTTCGTTATATTTATACAGCACCATATGTGCTAtggagtatatttttatttttaaatatttataatatgaaaaatttcaaatacacaaaagtagagagtaTGAACCTCAGTGtatccatcacccagcttcagtACCCATCAGTATTAAGTCATGTATTTCATCCATTTACCTCCCCCTATTTTTTTATCCTGGAGCATTTGTAAAGCAAAACTTGGAGGACATTGTTACTTCATGTGGTTTTAAAGAATAGAATAGGCCTTCTATTCTCTGAAATAGTTAACATTTGAATGTAGCAATATAGGTACATAATTATTAAAGgattgaggtttttttctttttttctgcttttatctccccaaacccccccgtacacagttgtatatcttagttgcacgtccttctagttgtgggatgtgggaagccccctcaacgtggcctgacgagcagtgctgtgtccacgcccaggatccgaaccctgggctgctgcagcggagcgcgcaaacctaaccactcagccacggatcCGGCCCCTAAAGAATTGAGTTCAAAGTGTTTCAAAGAGTGACAAACATCAGTGATACAAAATGTATTCTTACACCTCAGTAACACTTATAAAACAAAGAGCTGGATTTGTGGTGCTGAAGGgacagatgaaagagaaaaattaaggaaagggagagaattgCAGGAAGAAAGTGACAACATAAGAGACTAAAATGTTCTGAGAGAAGGAAGTTTTTTTgagtatagaaagaaaaaaacggTCACACTGGCAGAAGCCTTAATTTCACTGCATTTGCTctagaaagtaaaaagaagattAGGTAGGTGTAGGTGTTCGAGTTTAAAATTAATGACCCAGACCtgtggtggtttttatttttagttccttgatgaaaataattttttttaaatttccaaaatggAATTGTACCTCAAGACATGTTGGTAGTACTGACTCAGATTTagataaaaagaaatccacttccatttaaataaaaccttttacatatatatgtacatggaATATTTTAGGTGTAGGcaaaaaaatactatttcattttaaacacaaTGTGTTTGGAGAATTTTTACCAAGAATAGtaagtagaaatataaattttaaaagaattaaaacataaatcttGATTTCTTACCTGGTCCAATATCCTCCCTGCCATCATAGACAGCAACATTTTTACAAAGTGTCATAGAaacagtctttttgttttctgatggaCCTATTGGTCTCTCCTTCAGCAACAAAGGAATGCTGGAAGTTGAAGTGCTCACTGTTTGACTTTCAGTTTGATTTACTTTTGACCAAGGACTGGGGTCTAAAAAATTCACATATACTggagttttctcagtttttttatcTGAAGTTGAAAGATCAAAGGCTGACCTTCCACTTCTGTTTACTAAATCTGCAGATGCCTCTATGTGAAAAGAACATGACTCTTCCAGCTGTCCTTCACTGTAAATTTTTCCTGAAACGATGTCATTTAATGACTctgttttctctgtattatttaaCAGTGTGTGCTGTCTTTCATTAACAGTCACAAAAAGGAAGAGGTCATTTTTTGTGGCTTCTGTTATCTGATTGTCATCAGTCTGACTCTCTTCATTGGAAAACTGTGTTTCTGTGGAAGTCTTCTTGTGAACAGCAGTGTTCACATCTTTGGTTTGTGAAGCATGTATATTCTCATTGTTAACCTCAAGATGGGAGGTGGTCACATTGTTTTCCAAATATCCCAGACAATTCTTAAATTGACTGTTTTGCATATCCTTCAGATTTTTCCATATAGTTCTGTTCCCAGGGCTTGAGTTGGGTTTCAGGAACACAGACATTACATTACCATTTTTATCTGAATTCCTAAGTACTTTCGGATTATCACTGAAAGCAGCACATGAAGTGGGGAGGTGGACTGCTGTGTGACAGGGAGTCGTCAGTTCAGGTTTCTCTGAAGTATCACAGACTTGCtgacaactggaagtttgtttaAATGGCAGtatgttgtcattgtttttatttaacagttgattttggtttttttcacaTTGTTTATCATCTAACATAACATCATTTGAATCCTCTAAAATGTACTTCTGACACACAACAGGATTCTTTTTTACATCTAGAGATGAATCCAGATCTGCTTTGGTTTGGTCACTGTCtgtaatttccttctctctggcaTTTTGTTCATCTTCAGAAACATCTTTCTGATCTGTATCGTGAGCTGTCTCATTGAAGATACTGTTAAATGAGATTCTGTTATTTTCAGCCTCCAGATGTACATCTGCCTGGTGAAGACCTAATCCTTCAATTCTTTCTATGTgtatcttttctgtttctattgatatatccaccactaaaaaagaattatttggaGATTTAAATTCTGTACATCCATTGTCTTTTCCCAAGCCCACCTTATCTTTTACTTCTGTAGTGACTGCTTTTCTAAAGTCGGTAACATTCAGGCTTTGTCCTTGACTAACTAGTCCTTTTTCTTTGCAGAGGGTTCTGCTCAGGGAGATTTCACTTTGATTTTCATCCAGAGGTACAGTAGTATCAATTTCATTCTTGGAGCTTTTTTCAAAAAGCTGCAGATCTGTCATGATGAGAACACAGTAAATTTTGATGTTATACACTAAAGC
This region includes:
- the CCDC73 gene encoding coiled-coil domain-containing protein 73 isoform X7; translation: MENDFKTESSSSTFTLQSSSETLFSIQLLDFKTSLLEALEELRMRREAETQYEEQIGKIIVETQELKWQNETLRNQKETLAKQHKEAMTVFKKQLQMKMCTLEEEKVSKYSLQKKVSEMEQKVQLHLLAKEDHQKQLNEIEKYYATITGQFGLVKEDHKKLEQNVQEAIQLNKRLSALNKKQESDICSLKKELKKVTSDLIKSKIACQHKMGEENISLTIREQKFQELQERFNMELELNKKINEEIIHIQEEKQDIIVSYQNMQQLLQQQTQANTEMEAELKTLERDNELQREKVKENEEKFLNLQNEHEKALGTWKKHVEELNGEINEIKNELSSLKETHIKLQEHYNELCDQKKFREDKKFQNLPEVNTENSEVSVETSENTVLQKCNSGQETWEESTVHFCSDTEYREEEEQKEDPLTEEITEDLQLFEKSSKNEIDTTVPLDENQSEISLSRTLCKEKGLVSQGQSLNVTDFRKAVTTEVKDKVGLGKDNGCTEFKSPNNSFLVVDISIETEKIHIERIEGLGLHQADVHLEAENNRISFNSIFNETAHDTDQKDVSEDEQNAREKEITDSDQTKADLDSSLDVKKNPVVCQKYILEDSNDVMLDDKQCEKNQNQLLNKNNDNILPFKQTSSCQQVCDTSEKPELTTPCHTAVHLPTSCAAFSDNPKVLRNSDKNGNVMSVFLKPNSSPGNRTIWKNLKDMQNSQFKNCLGYLENNVTTSHLEVNNENIHASQTKDVNTAVHKKTSTETQFSNEESQTDDNQITEATKNDLFLFVTVNERQHTLLNNTEKTESLNDIVSGKIYSEGQLEESCSFHIEASADLVNRSGRSAFDLSTSDKKTEKTPVYVNFLDPSPWSKVNQTESQTVSTSTSSIPLLLKERPIGPSENKKTVSMTLCKNVAVYDGREDIGPDTTSIDRAADTLNNSSIHPDPKGEPSEARNATAKTFYDSSFPTEHVKTKPLKSTLLQSHFQAIKIKDTDSASEDDWQSLITNQINKIEKFLSLENENQPKKRKAEEMLEKTTD
- the CCDC73 gene encoding coiled-coil domain-containing protein 73 isoform X3; amino-acid sequence: MENDFKTESSSSTFTLQSSSETLFSIQLLDFKTSLLEALEELRMRREAETQYEEQIGKIIVETQELKWQNETLRNQKETLAKQHKEAMTVFKKQLQMKMCTLEEEKGKYQLATEIKEKEIEGLKETLKALQEQKVQLHLLAKEDHQKQLNEIEKYYATITGQFGLVKEDHKKLEQNVQEAIQLNKRLSALNKKQESDICSLKKELKKVTSDLIKSKIACQHKMGEENISLTIREQKFQELQERFNMELELNKKINEEIIHIQEEKQDIIVSYQNMQQLLQQQTQANTEMEAELKVLKENTQTLERDNELQREKVKENEEKFLNLQNEHEKALGTWKKHVEELNGEINEIKNELSSLKETHIKLQEHYNELCDQKKFREDKKFQNLPEVNTENSEVSVETSENTVLQKCNSGQETWEESTVHFCSDTEYREEEEQKEDPLTEEITEDLQLFEKSSKNEIDTTVPLDENQSEISLSRTLCKEKGLVSQGQSLNVTDFRKAVTTEVKDKVGLGKDNGCTEFKSPNNSFLVVDISIETEKIHIERIEGLGLHQADVHLEAENNRISFNSIFNETAHDTDQKDVSEDEQNAREKEITDSDQTKADLDSSLDVKKNPVVCQKYILEDSNDVMLDDKQCEKNQNQLLNKNNDNILPFKQTSSCQQVCDTSEKPELTTPCHTAVHLPTSCAAFSDNPKVLRNSDKNGNVMSVFLKPNSSPGNRTIWKNLKDMQNSQFKNCLGYLENNVTTSHLEVNNENIHASQTKDVNTAVHKKTSTETQFSNEESQTDDNQITEATKNDLFLFVTVNERQHTLLNNTEKTESLNDIVSGKIYSEGQLEESCSFHIEASADLVNRSGRSAFDLSTSDKKTEKTPVYVNFLDPSPWSKVNQTESQTVSTSTSSIPLLLKERPIGPSENKKTVSMTLCKNVAVYDGREDIGPDTTSIDRAADTLNNSSIHPDPKGEPSEARNATAKTFYDSSFPTEHVKTKPLKSTLLQSHFQAIKIKDTDSASEDDWQSLITNQINKIEKFLSLENENQPKKRKAEEMLEKTTD
- the CCDC73 gene encoding coiled-coil domain-containing protein 73 isoform X4, producing MENDFKTESSSSTFTLQSSSETLFSIQLLDFKTSLLEALEELRMRREAETQYEEQIGKIIVETQELKWQNETLRNQKETLAKQHKEAMTVFKKQLQMKMCTLEEEKGKYQLATEIKEKEIEGLKETLKALQEQKVQLHLLAKEDHQKQLNEIEKYYATITGQFGLVKEDHKKLEQNVQEAIQLNKRLSALNKKQESDICSLKKELKKVTSDLIKSKIACQHKMGEENISLTIREQKFQELQERFNMELELNKKINEEIIHIQEEKQDIIVSYQNMQQLLQQQTQANTEMEAELKTLERDNELQREKVKENEEKFLNLQNEHEKALGTWKKHVEELNGEINEIKNELSSLKETHIKLQEHYNELCDQKKFREDKKFQNLPEVNTENSEVSVETSENTVLQKCNSGQETWEESTVHFCSDTEYREEEEQKEDPLTEEITEDLQLFEKSSKNEIDTTVPLDENQSEISLSRTLCKEKGLVSQGQSLNVTDFRKAVTTEVKDKVGLGKDNGCTEFKSPNNSFLVVDISIETEKIHIERIEGLGLHQADVHLEAENNRISFNSIFNETAHDTDQKDVSEDEQNAREKEITDSDQTKADLDSSLDVKKNPVVCQKYILEDSNDVMLDDKQCEKNQNQLLNKNNDNILPFKQTSSCQQVCDTSEKPELTTPCHTAVHLPTSCAAFSDNPKVLRNSDKNGNVMSVFLKPNSSPGNRTIWKNLKDMQNSQFKNCLGYLENNVTTSHLEVNNENIHASQTKDVNTAVHKKTSTETQFSNEESQTDDNQITEATKNDLFLFVTVNERQHTLLNNTEKTESLNDIVSGKIYSEGQLEESCSFHIEASADLVNRSGRSAFDLSTSDKKTEKTPVYVNFLDPSPWSKVNQTESQTVSTSTSSIPLLLKERPIGPSENKKTVSMTLCKNVAVYDGREDIGPDTTSIDRAADTLNNSSIHPDPKGEPSEARNATAKTFYDSSFPTEHVKTKPLKSTLLQSHFQAIKIKDTDSASEDDWQSLITNQINKIEKFLSLENENQPKKRKAEEMLEKTTD